The following coding sequences lie in one Myxococcus xanthus genomic window:
- a CDS encoding GNAT family N-acetyltransferase, which produces MSATLPPDAVVHRRDCVPLVVPPITLEGHDVRLEPLRPEHAPALAALCEDDIFTWFSCVLRTEADVAAFIDSACQAAERGSERPFVIIERRTGAPVGTTRFLEIQRDHRTLEIGYTWLGRRVWRTRINTECKYLLLRHAFESLGVMRVQLKTDKHNARSRAAIERLGARFEGVLRHHKLVRGGVVRDSAYYSVVDTEWPEVKVRLEGLLADGGARV; this is translated from the coding sequence ATGAGCGCCACCCTCCCTCCCGATGCCGTCGTGCACCGGCGTGACTGCGTCCCCCTCGTCGTTCCGCCCATCACGCTCGAAGGGCACGACGTCCGCCTGGAGCCGCTGCGTCCGGAGCATGCGCCGGCCCTGGCCGCGCTGTGCGAGGACGACATCTTCACCTGGTTCTCGTGCGTGCTGCGGACCGAAGCGGACGTAGCAGCCTTCATCGACAGCGCCTGCCAGGCGGCCGAGCGAGGGAGCGAGCGCCCCTTCGTCATCATCGAGCGGCGGACGGGCGCGCCGGTGGGCACCACGCGCTTCCTCGAAATCCAGCGCGACCACCGGACGCTGGAGATTGGCTACACGTGGCTGGGCCGCCGCGTGTGGCGCACGCGCATCAACACGGAGTGCAAGTACCTGCTGCTGCGGCACGCCTTCGAGTCGCTCGGCGTCATGCGGGTGCAGCTCAAGACAGACAAGCACAACGCGCGCTCGCGGGCGGCCATCGAGCGGTTGGGCGCTCGCTTCGAGGGGGTGCTGCGCCACCACAAGCTGGTGCGCGGCGGTGTGGTGCGTGACAGCGCGTACTACAGCGTCGTCGACACGGAGTGGCCGGAAGTGAAGGTTCGGCTGGAAGGGCTGCTCGCGGACGGCGGGGCGCGGGTATAG
- a CDS encoding SDR family NAD(P)-dependent oxidoreductase: MAPEPDSGEQSYKGLGWLEGRVTLITGGDSGMGRAVCLAFAREGADVAVSFLSEGDDAQQVKRVVEDAGRKALLLPGDLSVEAQCRKLVEDTAKRFGRVDILVNNAAYQGAAVERFGDFGQRGGAGRDGVTGGRLLA; the protein is encoded by the coding sequence ATGGCCCCGGAGCCTGACTCCGGCGAACAGTCCTACAAGGGGCTGGGCTGGCTCGAGGGCCGGGTGACGCTCATCACCGGTGGCGACAGTGGCATGGGCCGCGCGGTGTGCCTGGCCTTCGCGCGCGAGGGCGCGGACGTCGCGGTGTCCTTCCTCAGCGAAGGGGACGACGCCCAGCAGGTGAAGCGCGTGGTGGAGGACGCGGGGCGCAAGGCCCTGCTGCTGCCCGGTGACCTGTCGGTGGAGGCCCAGTGCCGCAAGCTGGTGGAGGACACCGCGAAGCGCTTCGGGCGCGTCGACATCCTCGTCAACAACGCCGCGTACCAGGGGGCGGCGGTGGAGCGCTTCGGGGACTTCGGTCAACGCGGAGGTGCTGGGCGTGACGGCGTGACGGGCGGGCGGCTGCTCGCGTGA
- the hpf gene encoding ribosome hibernation-promoting factor, HPF/YfiA family: MQFNITFRQFGASDSLKEYAREKVERVNRLLDRAGEAHVVLSLERHLHHADITIHSGAWVLRGRDKSDDMYASIDLAMDKIERQLRRYRDKLKTHHGRERVHHRQDLVEQLRVRHAVFELPDVDELTSLAEASASEAAPKPAVVVPAQPAAPSQAAREVRATHLTVKPLTVDDAVMQMNLMNNDFYVFHNVESESLCIVYRRKDGQYGLIEPHAPAIAATGT; encoded by the coding sequence ATGCAGTTCAACATCACCTTCCGTCAGTTCGGAGCGTCCGATTCCCTCAAGGAGTACGCACGCGAGAAGGTCGAAAGGGTGAACCGGTTGCTGGACCGAGCCGGCGAGGCCCATGTGGTCCTGTCGTTGGAACGCCACCTCCACCATGCGGACATCACCATCCACTCCGGCGCGTGGGTCCTTCGGGGCCGCGACAAGAGCGATGACATGTACGCGTCCATCGACCTGGCGATGGACAAGATCGAGCGCCAGCTGCGGCGCTACCGTGACAAGCTGAAGACGCACCATGGCCGTGAGCGAGTCCACCACCGGCAGGATTTGGTGGAGCAGCTCCGGGTCCGCCACGCCGTGTTCGAGCTCCCGGACGTGGACGAGCTGACGTCGCTGGCCGAAGCCTCCGCGAGTGAAGCCGCGCCGAAACCCGCTGTCGTCGTGCCCGCGCAGCCCGCAGCCCCGTCGCAGGCGGCGCGCGAGGTGCGTGCCACCCACCTCACCGTCAAGCCGCTCACCGTGGATGATGCGGTGATGCAGATGAACCTGATGAACAACGACTTCTACGTCTTCCACAACGTGGAGTCGGAGTCGCTGTGCATCGTCTACAGGCGCAAGGATGGCCAGTACGGCCTCATCGAGCCGCACGCCCCGGCGATCGCCGCCACGGGGACCTGA
- a CDS encoding PTS sugar transporter subunit IIA translates to MRIAEFLSPQAVIADMQSRTKPEVLRELSATLVRAHPLLTADRLVEVLREREKLGSTGIGEGVAIPHGKLPGMGQLQAAFGVSRAGVDFEAIDGKPTHLFFALVAPENSAGVHLKALARISRLFKNPRFRAAILEAPTAADIHALIVQEDARP, encoded by the coding sequence GTGAGAATCGCCGAGTTCCTCAGCCCCCAAGCCGTCATCGCGGACATGCAGTCGCGGACGAAGCCCGAAGTCCTGCGTGAACTGAGCGCCACGCTGGTACGCGCCCATCCGCTGCTGACCGCGGACCGGCTGGTGGAGGTGCTGCGCGAGCGCGAGAAGCTGGGCAGCACGGGCATCGGCGAGGGTGTGGCCATCCCCCACGGCAAGCTGCCGGGCATGGGGCAGCTCCAGGCCGCCTTCGGCGTGTCGCGCGCGGGCGTGGACTTCGAGGCCATTGACGGCAAGCCCACCCACCTGTTCTTCGCCCTGGTAGCGCCGGAGAACAGCGCGGGGGTTCACCTCAAGGCCCTGGCCCGCATCTCCCGTCTCTTCAAGAACCCGCGTTTCCGGGCCGCCATCCTCGAGGCGCCCACGGCCGCGGACATCCACGCCCTCATCGTCCAGGAAGACGCGCGGCCTTGA
- the dtd gene encoding D-aminoacyl-tRNA deacylase, giving the protein MRAVVQRVLEASVTVEGQRVSDIGPGLLVLLGVGKGDTEADVAWMVEKLATLRIFEDAAGKMNLSLEDTSRQLIVVSQFTLYGDARKGRRPSFIDAMEPVSAKALYERTCELLRQRGLNVGTGIFAADMKVALVNDGPVTLLLESPGPAAPKG; this is encoded by the coding sequence ATGAGAGCGGTGGTGCAGCGCGTGCTGGAGGCGTCGGTGACGGTGGAGGGCCAGCGCGTGAGCGACATCGGCCCGGGCCTGCTGGTGCTGCTGGGCGTGGGCAAGGGCGACACGGAGGCGGACGTGGCGTGGATGGTGGAGAAGCTGGCCACGCTGCGCATCTTCGAGGACGCCGCTGGGAAGATGAACCTGTCGCTGGAGGATACGTCCCGGCAGCTCATCGTCGTCAGCCAGTTCACGCTCTACGGCGACGCGCGCAAGGGGCGCAGGCCCAGCTTCATCGACGCGATGGAGCCCGTGAGCGCCAAGGCCCTCTATGAGCGCACCTGCGAGCTGTTGCGCCAGCGAGGCCTCAATGTGGGCACCGGCATCTTCGCCGCGGACATGAAGGTGGCACTCGTCAACGACGGCCCCGTCACGCTGCTGCTGGAGAGCCCCGGGCCGGCCGCGCCCAAGGGCTAG
- the dacB gene encoding D-alanyl-D-alanine carboxypeptidase/D-alanyl-D-alanine-endopeptidase: protein MQVHRASCILAASAIIFLSLSHAAHAAPASSEKRADREALKSALLEVLQRAPLKASRMGVLMQSLDDGTVVFSHNADELLNPASNVKLVTSAAALASLGPEFRYDTEFLVEPELGADGKVKTLYVRGKGDPSMTTERLWGIVAELWHAGVRDVGEIVVDDSWFDAERTPPGYDQEDTDRAYMAPTGAVSLNWNAVAIYLRPGSAPGAKGVVEMEPPSDYFVVENQLTTGPRRARRVSVTSDPSGLQQKIVVRGQLPGERGGAVSVWKKIDNPPMYFGQSLKQMLVTRGVKMKGKVKLGKTSTKARMLHVSQSDTFDVLLKRLNKLSSNFVAEQLLKTMGAELRGSPGSFTKGVDVVEQFLERDVGIPRGTYVMKNGSGLNDANRFSATQLNQLLRHMVQRFPFSPEYLSSVPIAGKDGTLKYRFEGSDAVGRLRAKTGTLESVSALSGYVTSAGGERFTFSIMANDFAGRAGPIVAGLDALGAAVAATGSSLGPSTAVAALADSGRPSGAVDDVAARIKTYLELGAQRDQRNIGFLRTAWRSERDPAVRAVLAESLYQSNPHDYLGARTLLDSYSATAEVYGRLKDVARVLSVEVPGVSSMVELAAGGNAEALARVLELAGAAGTDTQAQTEMAEALGEVARTAPEELVVALRAASAGDRDACTTLLARALVQAGQADHPFWKSLRRTLGASDPRLASFAKGLDSTLSQKVAEAKAPAKTPEGFTPVQMVAPAGNAPESSTADNRPGG, encoded by the coding sequence GTGCAGGTCCATCGAGCCAGCTGCATCTTGGCCGCGTCGGCCATTATTTTCCTGTCGCTTTCTCACGCCGCGCACGCCGCGCCCGCTTCATCGGAGAAGCGCGCGGACCGCGAGGCCCTCAAGTCCGCGCTGCTGGAGGTCCTCCAGCGCGCGCCACTGAAGGCCAGCCGCATGGGCGTGCTCATGCAGAGCCTGGACGACGGCACCGTGGTGTTCAGCCACAACGCCGACGAGCTGCTCAACCCCGCCTCCAACGTGAAGCTGGTGACGTCCGCCGCCGCGCTCGCGTCGCTGGGGCCCGAGTTCCGCTACGACACCGAGTTCCTGGTGGAGCCGGAGCTGGGCGCGGACGGAAAGGTGAAGACGCTCTACGTGCGCGGCAAGGGCGACCCGTCCATGACGACGGAGCGCCTGTGGGGCATCGTCGCGGAGCTGTGGCACGCCGGCGTGCGCGACGTGGGCGAAATCGTGGTGGACGACTCGTGGTTCGACGCCGAGCGCACGCCGCCCGGCTATGACCAGGAGGACACGGACCGCGCCTACATGGCGCCCACCGGCGCGGTGAGCCTCAACTGGAACGCGGTGGCCATCTACCTGCGGCCCGGCAGCGCGCCGGGCGCCAAGGGCGTGGTGGAGATGGAGCCGCCCAGCGACTACTTCGTGGTGGAGAACCAGCTCACCACCGGGCCTCGGCGCGCGCGCCGTGTGTCCGTCACGTCGGACCCCTCGGGCCTCCAGCAGAAGATTGTCGTGCGCGGCCAGCTCCCGGGGGAGCGCGGCGGCGCCGTCAGCGTCTGGAAGAAGATCGACAACCCGCCCATGTACTTCGGCCAGTCGCTCAAGCAGATGCTGGTGACGCGCGGCGTGAAGATGAAGGGCAAGGTGAAGCTGGGCAAGACGTCCACCAAGGCCCGCATGCTGCACGTGTCGCAGTCGGATACGTTCGACGTGCTCCTCAAGCGCCTCAACAAGCTGTCCAGCAACTTCGTCGCCGAGCAGCTCCTCAAGACGATGGGAGCCGAGCTGCGCGGCTCGCCGGGCTCCTTCACCAAGGGCGTGGACGTGGTGGAGCAGTTCCTGGAGCGCGACGTGGGCATCCCTCGCGGCACCTACGTAATGAAGAACGGCAGCGGGTTGAACGACGCCAACCGCTTCTCCGCCACGCAGCTCAACCAGCTGCTGCGGCACATGGTGCAGCGCTTCCCCTTCTCGCCGGAGTACCTGTCGTCGGTGCCCATCGCGGGCAAGGACGGCACGCTCAAGTACCGCTTCGAAGGCAGTGACGCGGTGGGCCGGCTGCGCGCCAAGACGGGCACCCTGGAGAGCGTGTCCGCGCTGAGCGGCTACGTGACGAGCGCGGGTGGGGAGCGCTTCACCTTCTCCATCATGGCCAACGACTTCGCGGGCCGCGCCGGCCCCATCGTCGCGGGCCTGGACGCGCTGGGCGCGGCGGTGGCCGCCACCGGCTCCAGCCTGGGGCCGTCCACGGCGGTGGCCGCGCTGGCGGACAGCGGACGGCCCTCCGGTGCCGTGGACGACGTGGCCGCTCGAATCAAGACGTACCTGGAGCTGGGCGCGCAGCGCGACCAGCGCAACATCGGCTTCCTGCGCACCGCGTGGCGCAGCGAGAGAGATCCGGCCGTGCGCGCGGTGCTGGCGGAGAGCCTCTACCAGTCCAACCCGCACGACTACCTGGGCGCGCGCACGCTGCTGGACAGCTATTCGGCCACCGCCGAAGTGTATGGCCGGCTGAAGGACGTGGCGCGGGTGCTGTCCGTGGAGGTGCCGGGCGTCAGCAGCATGGTGGAGCTGGCGGCGGGCGGAAACGCGGAGGCGCTGGCCCGAGTGCTGGAGCTGGCGGGCGCGGCGGGCACGGACACGCAGGCCCAGACGGAGATGGCCGAGGCCCTGGGCGAGGTGGCTCGCACCGCGCCGGAGGAGCTGGTGGTGGCGCTTCGGGCCGCCAGCGCCGGTGACAGGGACGCGTGCACCACGCTGCTGGCGCGGGCGCTGGTGCAGGCGGGGCAGGCGGACCACCCCTTCTGGAAGTCACTGCGCCGCACGCTGGGCGCGTCGGATCCGCGGCTGGCGTCCTTCGCCAAGGGGCTGGACTCCACGCTGTCGCAGAAGGTGGCGGAGGCCAAGGCCCCGGCGAAGACGCCGGAGGGCTTCACCCCCGTGCAGATGGTGGCGCCCGCGGGCAACGCGCCGGAGTCCTCCACCGCCGACAACCGCCCGGGCGGGTAG
- a CDS encoding single-stranded DNA-binding protein produces the protein MAGGVNKVILIGNLGADPEVRFTPGGQAVANFRIATSESWVDKNGQKQERTEWHRIVVWGKLAELCGEYLKKGRQCYVEGRLQTREWTDKENRKNYTTEVVANAVTFLGGGGRDAGDGMGGGGGGGGGGGRRQFSQPRGGDNNDYGQPPPDDMGGGHGGGNGDDDIPF, from the coding sequence ATGGCTGGAGGCGTGAACAAGGTCATCCTCATCGGCAACCTCGGGGCGGACCCGGAGGTCCGGTTCACTCCCGGCGGTCAGGCGGTGGCGAACTTCCGCATCGCCACCAGCGAGAGCTGGGTCGACAAGAATGGCCAGAAGCAGGAGCGGACCGAGTGGCACCGCATCGTCGTCTGGGGAAAGCTCGCGGAGCTCTGCGGCGAGTACCTGAAGAAGGGACGGCAGTGCTACGTCGAGGGCCGCCTGCAGACGCGCGAGTGGACGGACAAGGAGAACCGGAAGAACTACACCACCGAGGTGGTGGCCAACGCCGTGACGTTCCTCGGCGGTGGGGGCCGTGACGCCGGAGACGGCATGGGTGGTGGCGGTGGCGGGGGCGGGGGCGGTGGACGCCGGCAGTTCTCCCAGCCGCGCGGGGGAGACAACAATGACTATGGTCAGCCGCCTCCGGACGACATGGGCGGTGGCCATGGCGGCGGCAACGGCGACGACGACATCCCCTTCTAG
- a CDS encoding succinate dehydrogenase has translation MSTQAAAAVETKTPLLKSRLGSFLAVVPLSIWVVNHLWDNLSAFNGADAWQKSVTTYANPFSQVFTFIIVLLPLLMHTGWGLVRLFSFKPNNVRYNNYGNLKYILQRITAVGVLAFLGAHIWLAFLYPRLVLGHPEAFDDIAREMHHHAPTLFVYLLGTLGTSYHLANGLQGFAMGWGLLSSERSMRKFEPVVIILFLVLTAMSWAVIYALYTAGAAFSPVGATPP, from the coding sequence ATGAGCACCCAAGCCGCTGCCGCAGTAGAGACGAAGACACCGCTCCTCAAGTCCCGCCTGGGCTCGTTCCTCGCGGTGGTTCCCCTGTCCATCTGGGTCGTCAACCACCTGTGGGACAACCTCTCCGCCTTCAACGGCGCGGACGCCTGGCAGAAGTCGGTGACGACGTACGCCAACCCGTTCTCCCAGGTCTTCACGTTCATCATCGTCCTGCTGCCGCTGCTGATGCACACCGGCTGGGGGCTGGTGCGCCTGTTCAGCTTCAAGCCGAACAACGTCCGCTACAACAACTACGGCAACCTCAAGTACATCCTCCAGCGCATCACCGCGGTGGGCGTGCTGGCCTTCCTGGGCGCCCACATCTGGCTCGCCTTCCTCTACCCGCGGCTGGTGCTGGGACACCCGGAGGCGTTCGATGACATCGCCCGGGAGATGCACCACCACGCGCCCACCCTGTTCGTCTACCTGCTGGGCACGCTGGGCACCTCGTACCACCTGGCCAACGGCCTCCAGGGCTTCGCCATGGGCTGGGGTCTGCTCTCCAGCGAGCGCTCCATGCGCAAGTTCGAGCCGGTGGTCATCATCCTCTTCCTGGTCCTGACGGCGATGAGCTGGGCGGTCATCTACGCGCTCTACACCGCGGGCGCCGCCTTCAGCCCCGTGGGTGCCACCCCTCCGTGA
- a CDS encoding Hsp33 family molecular chaperone HslO, with amino-acid sequence MSDELVSGMLKNTDLRVVLATTTELSRQARATHGTAPAAAVLLSQALTAAALMGALQKGDSRINIQVECDGPLRGLFVDGDTSGLVRGYVKNVYVEYSGSDGHYHWRPVLGNKGFLSVLRDLGGGEYYRSSVELEAFDLAADLERYFRQSDQLPSHVLLAQLPEGGDAEPLGRVAGLLVQPLPSADMEAFAALGERLRRDFAPALQAHGEAGATAVLRALLPEPDFEVMSRYPLRFGCSCSKDRVLRALLAMGREELTDLLEKEGQAEATCQFCTTRYVIPGDEIRGMLERGAI; translated from the coding sequence ATGTCCGACGAGCTTGTCAGTGGAATGTTGAAGAACACGGACCTGCGCGTGGTGCTCGCCACCACGACGGAGCTGTCGCGCCAGGCGCGTGCCACCCATGGCACCGCGCCCGCCGCCGCCGTGCTCCTGTCGCAGGCCCTCACCGCCGCCGCCCTGATGGGGGCCCTGCAGAAGGGCGACTCCCGCATCAACATCCAGGTGGAGTGTGACGGCCCCTTGCGGGGCCTCTTCGTGGATGGGGACACGTCCGGGCTCGTCCGCGGGTACGTGAAGAACGTCTACGTGGAGTACTCCGGGAGCGACGGGCACTACCATTGGCGCCCCGTGCTGGGGAACAAGGGCTTCCTGTCCGTGCTGCGGGATTTGGGCGGCGGCGAGTACTACCGCTCCTCGGTGGAGCTGGAGGCCTTCGACCTGGCGGCCGACCTGGAGCGCTACTTCCGTCAGTCGGATCAGCTCCCGTCACACGTGCTGCTGGCGCAGCTGCCGGAAGGCGGGGACGCGGAGCCGCTGGGCCGCGTCGCCGGCCTGCTCGTCCAGCCGCTTCCCAGCGCGGACATGGAGGCCTTCGCGGCGCTGGGTGAGCGGCTGCGCCGTGACTTCGCGCCCGCGCTCCAGGCGCACGGCGAGGCGGGGGCGACGGCCGTGCTGCGTGCGCTGCTGCCGGAGCCCGACTTCGAGGTCATGTCGCGTTACCCGCTGCGCTTCGGTTGTTCGTGCAGCAAGGACCGTGTGCTGCGCGCGCTCCTGGCCATGGGACGTGAGGAATTGACGGACCTGCTGGAGAAGGAAGGGCAGGCGGAGGCGACGTGCCAGTTCTGCACGACGCGCTATGTCATTCCTGGAGACGAAATCCGCGGCATGTTGGAGCGCGGCGCCATTTGA
- a CDS encoding Leu/Phe/Val dehydrogenase has product MPRAMSYFTQLLEGGYEAVHLLSDSKTGLRAIVGMHNTRLGPGLGGTRALSTYTSEEEAVADALRLARGMTYKAALAGLPHGGGKAVIMLPRGDFDRERIFESFGRAVESLGGRYITTEDSGTSPDDMEHVRRHTKYVVGLKERSGDPSPVTAYGVARAMEATAKHVFGSPDLKGLRVTVLGVGHVGMYLVKELHQRGAKVWVSDINPASVQHAVTQYGATAVDADALHRMEADIYAPCALGGAINDTTLSLLNVKAVCGAANNQLLTSRHGEQLARRGILYVPDYAANAGGLINVAQEWAGYDRDKAYSRASLIFDTIDTVLARAKESGLRPEQVADRIVEERLAG; this is encoded by the coding sequence TTGCCGCGCGCCATGAGCTACTTCACGCAGTTGCTTGAGGGCGGCTACGAAGCCGTCCACCTGTTGAGTGATTCCAAGACGGGCCTGCGTGCCATCGTGGGCATGCACAACACGCGGCTCGGCCCGGGGTTGGGCGGCACCCGCGCGCTGTCCACCTACACCAGCGAGGAGGAAGCCGTCGCGGACGCGCTCCGTCTGGCGCGCGGAATGACATACAAGGCCGCGCTCGCGGGGCTGCCCCACGGCGGTGGCAAGGCGGTCATCATGCTGCCGCGCGGTGACTTCGACCGTGAAAGGATTTTCGAGTCCTTCGGTCGCGCGGTGGAGTCCCTGGGCGGGCGCTACATCACCACCGAGGACAGTGGCACCAGCCCCGACGACATGGAGCACGTGCGCCGCCACACGAAGTATGTCGTTGGCCTGAAGGAGCGCAGCGGAGACCCGTCGCCGGTGACGGCGTACGGCGTGGCGCGCGCCATGGAAGCCACGGCGAAGCACGTCTTCGGCAGCCCGGACCTGAAGGGCTTGCGCGTCACCGTGCTGGGCGTGGGGCACGTGGGCATGTACCTGGTGAAGGAGCTGCACCAGCGCGGCGCCAAGGTGTGGGTGAGCGACATCAACCCCGCCAGCGTGCAGCACGCCGTGACGCAGTACGGCGCCACGGCGGTGGACGCCGACGCACTGCATCGAATGGAGGCGGACATCTACGCCCCCTGTGCGCTGGGCGGCGCCATCAACGACACCACCCTGTCGCTGCTGAACGTGAAGGCGGTGTGCGGCGCGGCCAACAACCAGCTGCTCACGTCGCGTCACGGCGAGCAGCTGGCCCGGCGCGGCATCCTCTACGTGCCCGACTACGCGGCCAATGCCGGCGGCCTCATCAACGTGGCCCAGGAGTGGGCGGGATATGACCGGGACAAGGCGTACTCCCGCGCCTCCCTCATCTTCGACACCATCGACACGGTGCTGGCCCGCGCGAAGGAATCCGGCCTGCGCCCCGAGCAGGTGGCGGACCGGATTGTCGAGGAGCGGCTGGCCGGCTGA